Within Halorubrum lacusprofundi ATCC 49239, the genomic segment CGCTACGCGCCCAGACCGGTCACCATCCGGGCCCGCTGGTCACTGACGACGGGGGCGAGGGGATCGAGTTCCACTCCGTCGAGGAGTACCGGCGCGGGGACCCCGCGAACCGGATCGACTGGCGACGATACGCGCGGACGGGCGAACTCACCTCGATGACGTTCCGCACCGAACGGCTCGCAGAGGTAGTGGTGTGCGTGGATGCACGACCCGCGTCGTATCGAGCCGCGGACGCGACCGAACCCCACGCGGTCGCGCTCGCTGTCGACGCCGCCGGCCGAATCGGCGACGCGCTGTTCGACGCGAATCACCAGGTCGGCCTCGCCGGGTTCGGACGGCACGTTTGCGTGCTTCCGACCCGGAACGGTCCCGATCACGCCAGCCGGTTCCACCGTCGGCTGGCGACGGATCCGGCCTTCGGGCTGGATCCGCCGGAAACGGCACGCACGACCGATCGTGAGGGCGGAACAGCTCTGCCCGGATCCGTCGCTGGGGACGGACCGGACGGCGGTTGGGTGACGAGAGGTGATGGGGCCGACGGGCCCGACGGGGCCGTCCCGGTCGACACCCAGCTGTCCAGAATTCGGGCCGAGATCGGGGCGAACACACAGGTCGTGTTGATCACGCCGCTGTGTGACGACGAGGCCTCCCGCATCGCCCAGCGGTTCGAGAGCGGTGGGACCGCCGTCAGGGTTGTCAGTCCGGACGTCACCACGACGGAGACCGCGGGGGGACGGCTCGCCCGGCTGGAGCGAACGCATCGGCTGAGCATGCTACGGAACGCCGGTATTCCCGTCGTCGACTGGACACCCACCCAACCGCTGGGCGCGGCGATGGCGGCCGTCGAGGGGTGGGGTCGATGACGGCGTCAGATGCGACGGGACCGGCGACGGTACCCGACGGAGCAACCGCTCGGTTCGTTCGCCGACCGGCGATCACGAGCAGCGTCGTTGCCCTCGCTGCCGGCGGCGTTGCCGTGGCGCTCGTCGCCGACACGGCCCTCCAGCGGGAGATCCTTCGGCTTGCCGTCGGCGGCGCCCTCGCCTTCGGGATCGGTGCACGACTCGTTCGTCACGGTGGGACGGCCCTCCGGGCTCTGGGTGCGCTGATCGCGCTCGGTGGAGGTCTCGTCGTTCTCGTCGCGGTGGGACAGGCGGCCACGCAGTCCCCGCAGGTCACCCACCGGGTCGAGTTGCTTCCCGGGATTGTGGGTATGTGGACGCTCTCCGCGGCGCTTGCGCCGGTCCGGTTCCGGTGGAGTCGGGCCCTGATAGATCTCGGCGCCGGCTTCGTGTTCCTCGGCGTGCTCGTGACGGGGGTGACACAGGGGGTGGGCACCACCGCGCTCCTGCTCGCGGCGCTCGCGACGATCGTCGCGCGGGACGCGGCCGAGAACGCCGTGTCCGTCGGTGGACAGATCGGCGGTCAGCGCGGTGCGAGGACCGTTCGGGCCGAACTCGCTCACGTGGGAGTCGCCGCGAGCGTGGGCGCGGGCGCCGTCGTGGTCGTACTCGGGGTGGCCCGTCTCGACATCGACGGCCTCCCGTTCGGCGCGCTCGTCGCGCTCATCGTCGGCAGCGTGGTTCTGGTCCTCGGCTCCAATCGATAGTCCGCGCTCGCCGGTTGGCGGGTCGGCCGGGAACGATGGGGGGGTGCAGTCGTAACGCTCAGGCCCGCAGCTGCGGCATCGGTATCTCCGAGAGAATATCGTCGACGATCTCCGTCGTCGAGACGCCCGAGACGCGCGCGTCGGGGGTCACCACTATCCGGTGGGACAACGCGGGCGGCGCCATCGCCTTCACGTCGTCTGGCGTCGCGTAGCTCCGACCCATGAGCGCGGCGTGGGTTCTCACGACCTCGAAGAACCGCTGGATACCCCGCGGCGACACGCCCGTGTTCACGCGCTCGTCCGTTCGCGTCGCGCGGGCGACGTCGACGAGGTACTGCCGAACGCCGTCCTCCACGCGGATCGACTCCGGAGCGCGCCGGAGCTGAGTGAGCGTGTCAAGCGAGCAGACCGTCCGGACCGATGGCGAGGAGGCCTGGCGGCCCGCGCGGCGGTCGATCAGTTCGAGCTCGCCGGCTCGGTCGGGGTAGCCGAGGCTGGTCTTGACGATGAATCGGTCTTTCTGGGCGGCCGGGAGTTCGAAGGTCCCCTCCATCTCGACGGGGTTCTGCGTGGCGATGACGACGAACGGGTCGGGGAGGGGATGGGTCTCGCCGTCGACGGTGACCTGGCCCTCCTCCATCGCCTCGAGGAGCGCCGCCTGGGTCTTCGGCGGGGCTCGGTTGATCTCGTCCGCGAGCACGACGTTCGCGAACACGGGCCCGGGCTGGAACTCGAAGCTCTGTGTTTTCTCGTCGAAGACGTTCGAGCCGATGACGTCAGACGGTAACAGGTCGGGGGTGAACTGGACCCGCGAAAAGGAGACGTCGACCGCGTTCGCGAACGACCGAGCCGTGAGCGTCTTTCCGGTTCCCGGGACGTCCTCGAGCAGGATGTGGCCGTCGGAGAGCAACCCGACGAGAACCGTCTTCAGCGTCGATCGCTCGCTGACCACGACCGAGGCGATCCCGTCGAGGATTTGGTCACTTCGTTGCTGCACAGTCGCAGGATCCATACCGATCGGAGAGACGTCGGCCCGTTGGTTATGGTCCTGCTAAACGCGGGTTCGGTCAGCCTAACCTGCCGCTTCGGTCGAACGTGTGGTGTCGTCTCACATGGATTTGTCGAAGCACTCTCATCGGTTTTCGAGGCCACGGATCCGTCGTACCGAAGCGATTAAGCACAGAAGCCGCAAACGACCGAGTATGCAACACCTCATCATTCGCGGCGACCCCGGGATCCGGCGGGACGCGGTGATCGAGTACGACGGCGAGGAGCTGGTGTGTTTCGGAATTAACGTCCAGGGCGGCTGGCACGGCCCGGACGAACCCCAGCTCTGGTGTACCGTCGGCACCGAAGACGAGCGCGAGGCCTACGACAAACGCGAGTACGTCCCCCACTGGCTCGACGTCGACACGGTCGACGCCGAGGAGCTCGATGTGATCAAAGCGAAGGGCGAGCTGTCGGTCTAACGGCGCCGTATTTCTGCGGGTTCGTATTGGTTCCTCCTCCCTATACCGGCGGATCGTCCAGCCACGCCTCGATCGCGCCGGCCATCGCGCCGCGACGGTGAATCGTCCTCGCGTCGGGGTCGACCACGGTGCTCTCGGTGCCGGGCGTCTCGCCGTCGTCGATGACGACCGCGACGCCTTCGCGGATCCGGTCGTCGAGGTCGTCGGGGTGCGTGACGCTCCCGCGCCCGGAGACGTTCGCGCTCGTCGCGGTGAGCGGTCCGGTCTCACGAAGCAGGTCGCGGGCGATCGGATGGTCGGGAACGCGCACGCCGACGCGGTCGCTCCCGGCGGTGAGCGCGTCCGGGACCGGGTCGCCGCGCTCGACGACCACGGTTACTGGGCCGGGGAGGAACGCCCGGGCGAACGCGACCGCGAACTCGGTGGGCTTCGTGTAGCGGAGCGCGGCGTCGACGCTCGGGACGCCGAGCGAGAGCGGGTTCGAACGCTCCCGCCCTTTTAAATCGAACACCCGTTCGACGGCAGTGGGATCGAGGGCGTCGCCGCCGAGCCCGTACACCGTCTCCGTCGGGTAGACCACGAGGTCGCCGTCGGCGACCGCCTCGGCCGCTCGTCGGAGGGTGTCAGTGTCCTTTGTCACGGGAATCCGTTCGTGACGGTCGCGAAAAAGGGTGACGTGTGGGGGAATAGCGTGCGGACAGCCGGGAGTGCCGCTCCGGATCAGTCGACGAGCCGATCGATCGCGCCGCCGATGGCCTCGGCGTCGGGGAACTCGGGGTGTTCGCTTGCGACCCACGCGTACTCGACGGTGCGGTCGGCGTCGAGGAGGAAGACGGCCGGGCGCGTCTCGGCGATCCCGGTCATGCCGTCGATATCGTGTGCGAGGCCGTACGCATCGATCACGTCCGCGCCGGGGTCGGAGAAGATCCGGACGCCGTCGGCGCGCTCGGCGAGCAGGCGCTTGTGGGCGTACGGTGTCGAGATCGAGACGCCGAGGATGTCCAGGTCGTCGGCCCAGCCGTGGTCGTCGATCGTGTTGTAGAGATACGTCGCCTGAAAGGCGCCGTCCATCGGGTGGAACAGCAGGAGCGTCGGCCCGTCGACGGCCTCGCTGAGCGCGCGGTCCTCCCAGT encodes:
- a CDS encoding HAH_0734 family protein gives rise to the protein MQHLIIRGDPGIRRDAVIEYDGEELVCFGINVQGGWHGPDEPQLWCTVGTEDEREAYDKREYVPHWLDVDTVDAEELDVIKAKGELSV
- a CDS encoding DUF58 domain-containing protein, with the translated sequence MTPDIAALRRCLGGSERPERTAVDGGSRWGSAARTDGGATAEPASETNRPSAVRWTGRWRGIAAVTLLAVAIGVLAKRPPLLLVGALTGAYVAYPRLTATPNPDLSVRREIDPASPADGEWVSVRTTITNEGDSALADVRVVDGPPAMLSVSDGSPRCATALLPGGEVTIRYELRARPGRHAFQPTTVLCRDASGSVEVELSLTAASSFECEAEIPTVPLRAQTGHHPGPLVTDDGGEGIEFHSVEEYRRGDPANRIDWRRYARTGELTSMTFRTERLAEVVVCVDARPASYRAADATEPHAVALAVDAAGRIGDALFDANHQVGLAGFGRHVCVLPTRNGPDHASRFHRRLATDPAFGLDPPETARTTDREGGTALPGSVAGDGPDGGWVTRGDGADGPDGAVPVDTQLSRIRAEIGANTQVVLITPLCDDEASRIAQRFESGGTAVRVVSPDVTTTETAGGRLARLERTHRLSMLRNAGIPVVDWTPTQPLGAAMAAVEGWGR
- a CDS encoding AAA family ATPase, which produces MDPATVQQRSDQILDGIASVVVSERSTLKTVLVGLLSDGHILLEDVPGTGKTLTARSFANAVDVSFSRVQFTPDLLPSDVIGSNVFDEKTQSFEFQPGPVFANVVLADEINRAPPKTQAALLEAMEEGQVTVDGETHPLPDPFVVIATQNPVEMEGTFELPAAQKDRFIVKTSLGYPDRAGELELIDRRAGRQASSPSVRTVCSLDTLTQLRRAPESIRVEDGVRQYLVDVARATRTDERVNTGVSPRGIQRFFEVVRTHAALMGRSYATPDDVKAMAPPALSHRIVVTPDARVSGVSTTEIVDDILSEIPMPQLRA
- a CDS encoding redoxin domain-containing protein, with translation MVDFDVVSLPETDHVAEGDAAPDFTRPLVGEEYWEDRALSEAVDGPTLLLFHPMDGAFQATYLYNTIDDHGWADDLDILGVSISTPYAHKRLLAERADGVRIFSDPGADVIDAYGLAHDIDGMTGIAETRPAVFLLDADRTVEYAWVASEHPEFPDAEAIGGAIDRLVD
- a CDS encoding DUF7519 family protein: MTASDATGPATVPDGATARFVRRPAITSSVVALAAGGVAVALVADTALQREILRLAVGGALAFGIGARLVRHGGTALRALGALIALGGGLVVLVAVGQAATQSPQVTHRVELLPGIVGMWTLSAALAPVRFRWSRALIDLGAGFVFLGVLVTGVTQGVGTTALLLAALATIVARDAAENAVSVGGQIGGQRGARTVRAELAHVGVAASVGAGAVVVVLGVARLDIDGLPFGALVALIVGSVVLVLGSNR
- a CDS encoding L-threonylcarbamoyladenylate synthase, with product MTKDTDTLRRAAEAVADGDLVVYPTETVYGLGGDALDPTAVERVFDLKGRERSNPLSLGVPSVDAALRYTKPTEFAVAFARAFLPGPVTVVVERGDPVPDALTAGSDRVGVRVPDHPIARDLLRETGPLTATSANVSGRGSVTHPDDLDDRIREGVAVVIDDGETPGTESTVVDPDARTIHRRGAMAGAIEAWLDDPPV